TGACAAATGATTTTAATTCTATTTGCCAATTAGACGTTCAAATTCTTCCCTTGTATCTATATCTACAAGCACCATTTCGTCTTCTATTTCTACACTTTCAACCCTTGCTCTATTAAGCGATATGACAGCTTTTCCGCCTGTATCACCTCGAAGATTTAAAAAATCTGCTCTCAAATCACTTGGAAATAATACTGGGTTTCCTCTTCTGCCCTCATAGCTAGGCACTACTATGCATTTAGGACATTTGATAAAGTGATCTACCAATGTATCTATGAGCTCTGAGCTCAAAAATGGTTGATCCGCCGCTACAAATAAATATCCATCACTGTCTCCTGCATGTTCTACGCCAAGCCTAATACTCGCACTTATCCCTTCGCTCGCTTCATTAT
This genomic stretch from Tissierellales bacterium harbors:
- the mocA gene encoding molybdenum cofactor cytidylyltransferase, whose amino-acid sequence is MITAIVMASGYSKRMGENKLLIEFRGKPIIKWVLEALKNSKVDRTIVVARGETILGMGREYGFDVVENNEASEGISASIRLGVEHAGDSDGYLFVAADQPFLSSELIDTLVDHFIKCPKCIVVPSYEGRRGNPVLFPSDLRADFLNLRGDTGGKAVISLNRARVESVEIEDEMVLVDIDTREEFERLIGK